Genomic segment of Thamnophis elegans isolate rThaEle1 chromosome 17, rThaEle1.pri, whole genome shotgun sequence:
ACAaacctagccccccccccccacacacacacacacaaacacacaaagtctttttcttttcattttttttgcaagCTTGTGAGGAGAACTCTGAGGGATTCTTTGGAGAAAGTTCCAGAATTCCATGGGGAGAGTGGAGAATTCTAGGGTGGTCTCTTCTCCGTCTAGGATATATATATAAGGTCTAAGGCCTCAATCTCATAAGGTCtaaatttctcaatcttggcagcttgaagattgggggggggggaacttcaactcccagaattccccagccagaattctgggaattgaaatccaccctttaaagcaggctggctgggggattctgggagatgaagtccacccatcttaaagcatgctggctgggggattctgggagatgaagtccacccatcttaaagcaggctggctgagggattctttaagatgaagtccacccaacttaaagcatgctagctgggggattctgggagatgaagtccacccatcttaaagcagattggctgggagattctgggagttgaagtccacccaacttaAAGCATGtgactggaggattctgggagctgaagtccacccgtgTTAAAGCATtgtggctggaggattctgggggatgaagtccacccatctcaaagttgccaaaattCATAAATATTAATCCTGACTTGGAACAGGCATCCATTCCTGCTCAATTTAGGACCACAAATCATTCAGACCTCttccccccactccctcctcctAACCCACCGCTTCCCCTCCTCCTTATGGTTAAATGCCCCTGGATACTGGCAACCTTTTGAACACAATGCAATGTTGTCTCTTGGGACAGTTTCCCCCCAAGCTGGGCCTTCGATCAGCTTTAAAGGTCTCAGGAGGGCAGGAGATCAGCCTGGCAGGCTGACCCTCTACGGAGGACTAGAGTGCCAAAAATAGGAACCCTTTCCTCATCCCGTCCTCGCCTGGCCCGCCCGCCCGCAGGTGACTTCCTCCCCCACTTTGCATTCATGGCGCAAAATCTGatctgtgcttttttttaaaatttatttggccCATTTAAGGAGTGACAAACCCCTTTTCCAGCTCCTTCTCCGGCCCGTCCGGCCCGTTTTCCCACGTGCGGCCCCCTACCCCGCGAGCCCCTCTTCCTTGGACGAGACGCGCCGCTATAGTTCTTGGCGACGCTCAATCTTCAGCAGTTCGACTTCAAAGATGAGCGTGGCACCGCCTGGGAACagcgtggggggaaaaaaagagaaagaagaaggcaaagagattgaaggatggatggaaaagCCCTGGCGGAGAACTGAGATgtggtcctttttttaaaaaaaaaaaagaaaaaccctcgtGGCGGGATGTGAATGAAGCCAATCCATAAAAATGGAAGGGTATTTTGATTCCGAtcggctgcaaaagttgatgggaGTTAGCAAATAGGGCTAAGTTGACTCGCTTCGATGAAAGAACAAGCAATTAATTTTGTTCCGACTCGGAAACCTTTTCTGGACTTTGGGCTTgagatggaggggggagggaaacccatgcaactttgattttgggttttgctgattggatgggtttgttgttatagaaatagctAGTACGTAATATTATGCACAAGGAAAAAGTTGAGGTGTGCATTATTAGCTTATTCTACTGAGCCCGTAACACGCTCTGAGCCGTAGGGACGTGGCGGcaaagtggctaagatgctgagcttgtcgatcacaaaggtCAGCAGCTCGGCAGTTCGAATTcgtagcgccgcataacggagtgagctcccgttacttgtcccagtttctgccaacctagcagctcgaaaatgcaagtagaaaaataggagccacctttggtgggaagggaacagtgctccgtgcgccttcggagttgagtcatgccggccacatgaccacggagacgtcttcggacagcgctggctctttggctttgaaatgagatgagcgccgccccctagagtcgagaacgactagcgcatatacgcaaggggaacctttaccttactgagTCAAAGAGccacttttttcctcttccccttctcctccccatGTTCCCattattctcatttttcttttgtctttctgcATTTTTCATATTTCCTCAACTGATAAAAACATTTGTCCTTGCGTCAACGAAGTCAGTCCAATCAGGATAAAGCCCAATGAGAGAAATTAAGGCAAGGATGTTACAGAAGATGTAAATTCTTCATTGCTTGGTTAACAGAATAGGATATTCCTGGTCTATGGCTGGCTGGTCCAATCACCAGGAATCCCGCCTTaagacatgaaagccagttggatgactttgggccaatcaccagaagacggtgagttctagtcccaccttagacatgaaagccagctggatgactttgggccaatcaccaggagacggtgagttctagtcccgccttaagacATGAAAGCCATcacagtgactttgggccaatcaccaggagacggtgagttctagtcccaccttagacatgaaagccagctggatgactttgggccaatcaccaggagacggtgagttctagccccgccttagacatgaaagccagctggatgactttgggccaatcaccaggagacggtgagttctagtcccgccttagatttgaaagccagctggatgactttgggccaatccaggagacggtgagttctaatcccgccttagacatgaaagccagctcagtgattagtggttaagatgccagtctagaaaccaggtggcagtgagttctagacccactttgagcataaaagccagctaggtgactgggacagccctcctctctctctctgcccgaCCCACCTCACTGGGTGGTTGTTATGGGGTGTGTGTGAAGGTGTGTTGTATATGTTTACTGcctgatttgtaaaaaaaaaataacgatGACGAGATGCAAAGAAATAGAATACCTGGGATTTTGGGCGGTGCTCCCCGATCTCCATAACCTGCGAGGTAAGACGACAGAAACCAAATCAACCGGGTATCCAATGATGCAAGGAAATACTTATTCTCAAGCTCCGGAAAAGTTAAATAAGGCGAAGGGGCAACGAAGCAATGCCAGAGCATAGTGGAGCATGGTGCCCACCCAGGGTTATTCCGCTACTGGTTTCGCTCTCAGTTCCTTACCCAGCTCCGAAGGGATGACTAgcttccttttctccccttcgCACATCCTGAAACGGCAAAAGAAATGGCAAAGACGAGTGTTTTGTTGGCGTCGACAAATCTTGAGGACTAGAATTTTAGTCTCCACTCTTTTAAACTCTGCCCTTCCAAATTATaaacgattaaaaaaaaaacaatgcaaaggCTACATTAAAGATAAATCACCTGGATGAAACAACACAGGCCCATATTGTTCCCGGGTCGCTGCCAAAAATGCCTCGGATATTACAGAGAAGGACCAAGGAATGGAATGCTCTGTACTTTCATTAAAATATGCAAGCTAAAAGTAATGCCTCCTCTCAAAAAGTCCCAGGAGGAAATGCTCAGGGCATGCCCAGTTAATCTGGGAGAAATGAAGCCCAAATTCTGGAACGTGATAGGGTAAAATATATGAACGGTCCCTGGTGATCTCTgcgcttggtggttttcttgcaggcgtttcgtgacccaaactaggtaacatcatcagtgctgggagggagggagggagagaaggaggaggaggacaacgacTATGCGGTCCTAGGCTCTTTCTacgcttggtggttttcttgcaggcgtttcctgaccaaactaggtaatatcagtgctagaagggagggacagaagaaggagaagaagaagaagaagaagaagaagaagaagaagaagaagaagaagaagaagaagaagaagaagaagaagaagaagaaagggaggagaagacGACgacagagggaggaggaggattagagagtaggactgtggggtctttggcgCTCTCtgacttggtggttttcttccagacatttcgtgacccaactaggtaacatcatccgtgctagaaGGGACATTTGCGGCAAACCTCACACTCCTTTCTAGCAcggatgatgctacctagttggatcatgaaacgtctgcaagaaaaccaccaagctcagaaagcaccaaggaccccacagtccttttcctcctGTTCTTCCTCGCCCTTCTCTctacaaatcccactcccttctaacactgatgacgttacctagttgggtcatgaaaggtctgcaagaaaaccaccaagctcagagagcaccaaggagcccacagtcctttttctcctcctcttcctcctctccattaattccacccccttctagcattgatgaccTTATCTAACTGGGttacgaaacatctgcaagaaaatcaccaagctcagagagcaccaaggaccccacaattctcctcctcctcctaacactgatgacattacctagttgggtaacaaaacgtctgcaagaaaaccaccgagctcagagagcaccagggactccTCGTGTCAACGCTGAGCTACAAATAATTCCCTTTTATTAATAAAAGATTTGATTCTGCTCGCCCATCGTGGGCGCCCCAAATCCATTCGAGCCTTCGTTCCTCAGAAGTTGGATTTTACCCGAGCAAGCCTTGTTCCCAGCCTTTGATGACTTGTCCGGTGCCCAAGGAGAAGATGAAGGGCTGGTCGCGAGTTAAACTGCTGTCAAACTCCGTCCCGTCTTCCAGTTTTCCCTGGGAAGGGGCAGAGAGGAAAATTAAATGGAAGGTGAGCGAATCTGTCCAAGGAGCGGCTGATTCAGgtctacagaggaatcattgagtcatctgcacctctataactgtctggtttggctctgcaacccaacaaggcagacggagacttcagaggagaatcagaactgcagaaaaaaccatggctgccaacctgccttccattgaggacctgcacactgcaggagtcaaaaagagggctgggaaaatatttacagaccccttacATCCTGGGCATAAAATGACAGACAATCCTTGATGCTGCCCCACCCCCTGTCATAAGTGCagacaaaagtcacttttttccccagcCCCTTTGGATctttggtcgctaaatgaatggctgcaaggtgaggactacctgggCCTCAAAAGCTGGAAGGggttgtttttccccccagctgTAATAAAAGAGCAGGAGGCCGGCCTTTATTCTATCCCCGCctcttttatacatttatttaaatctCATATTAAAGTCATTGATAGTAACCATTATCCCTAGTGTAGGGGGCAGCAacttgcggctctggagctgcatgtggctgtttcatccctctgctgaggctccctgtggccggtcggctccacaattaatagggttttcggttaggacaggtagaggaaaaaggatgccatgctaggaggagactctatggtgggggaacaggacttttgattggctccacaattgatagggcttttggttaggacagatagaggaaaaaggatgccatgctaggaggagactctatggtgggggaacaggacttttgattggctccacaattgataaggctttcggttaggacaggtagaggaaaaaggatgccatgctaggagactctatggtggggggaaccggacttccggtctgctccagaattgaacaaggGGGCTtcgggttaggacctttgtggttctttgagtgtttaagatggCTGACTCCTGCCCTTAAGGAATTAAGGAATTTTTTCTCTGCCAGAGGATGAATTTTCTACAGGGCCCCAAATCTTCCTGAAATAGGGCAATGGGGTATAGTTCATTTATTtataccaggggttggcaaccttaaacactgaaagagccacaaaggtcctaaccagaagccccccccccccccccgttcaattctggagctgaccagaagtccagttgccccaccatagagtctcctcctagcccggcgtcctttttcctctgctgaccggaagtccgctTCCCCCACCGTACAGCCTTTTCCTAGCCTGGCGTCCtttttctctacctgtcctaactgaaagccctatcaactgtaatgctgaccggtgacagggagccgcagcagaagaatgaaagagccacatgcggctccagagccacgatTTATACAATCGATCACTAAACAGACCTATTTTGCTGGGTGACTGTACTGCTATTACGAGAAGAAGCGAAACACCCTTTTCATTGCACGCTGTGGACACGTCACTACTATTCTGGTTTTTCCTGTCGCCGAAATCACCTGACAGTGGAAATACTCCGTCATCCAGGGCATGGTTATCCCCAAGGTGTTTTTTTaagcggcaactggacttttttgtttcaCGCAGCTTAGACTAGAATCATCTAATGATTGGAACAATCTTGTTGTGTTTGAATAATACGGTGACTGGTATTAGAACTATGCATGGAAACACTGAATGATGAAATAATGAACGATGGTTATCTTAACGCAAATAGATGCAGGGAGTGAAATATGGGAGGCAAGTTAGAAATGAGGAGGATTCAAAGCACCAATGTGGGCGAGAGATGTTGGGTAGAAAGAAAAcgttattttaaaagtttttttttttaataaatatcacAAATCAATGCCTGAACcgtgtggcacctgggtgtcatacattctaatacatataaaactaataaagttaATCATGATTATTGCATTCAATCAActtatgtatttctaataataatatacatttatattaggttgcagtcttcttgttgttagttgcgaagtcgtgtctgacccatcgcgaccccatggaccacgttcctccaggccttcctgtcctctcccatcctctggagtccatttaagctcaggctgactgc
This window contains:
- the FKBP2 gene encoding LOW QUALITY PROTEIN: peptidyl-prolyl cis-trans isomerase FKBP2 (The sequence of the model RefSeq protein was modified relative to this genomic sequence to represent the inferred CDS: inserted 1 base in 1 codon) — protein: MQTSLGTALLTLALWALCSPXLSTEGKRKLQIGVKKRVDNCPIKSRKGDVLHMHYPGKLEDGTEFDSSLTRDQPFIFSLGTGQVIKGWEQGLLGMCEGEKRKLVIPSELGYGDRGAPPKIPGGATLIFEVELLKIERRQEL